TTCCTGAGTCGTCCTTGACGGCGTTCTTGCAGTGGCAATGGTGGATGCGGTTTTTGGGAAGAGCGTCCCAGCCGCCGGGGAAGGCGTCGAGCTCTCCGCGCATGACTGCGTTGCCTGGGTCCCAGTTGAGAACGAAGTGGGGCGATAGAACCGCTTCGAGGGTTTTGGCGGCTTCGCGGCCGGTGGCGGTGTTGCAGGCGAACTCGTTTTCGATGACTAAGAGAATGCCTTGCTGACCGGTGATTTCAGCGGAGGCGCGAAGCTTTTCGTTGATGGCTGCGCGGTAGGGAGCGACGTCATCGAGGCGCCAGAAGTCGAAGCAGCGGATCTTGTCGGTCTTGAACTGTTTGGCGAGAGAGATGGAACGAGTGAGGACTTCGTCTTGCTGCTTGTAGGCGGACTCGGCGGCGCCGTGGAGATCTTCTTTGGAGCTGTATTTGGATTTGGGTGCGCCGGGCCAGTCAACTTTGAAGAGCGGGCTGGCGATGTCTGTGACCTGGAGGTTGTACTTTGCAAGGATTTTGAGGGCTTCTGCGATCTCGGCGTCGGAGACGGTCTGAAGGTTCTTGCCCCAGATCTCGCGGAGTTCGACGTAGTGGAGGCCGAAGTCGTTGGCGATGACCGAGCAGGCATGATCGAAGTCCTGCGAGATCTCGTCGGAGATGACGG
The nucleotide sequence above comes from Tunturibacter empetritectus. Encoded proteins:
- a CDS encoding sugar phosphate isomerase/epimerase family protein; translation: MKSVSRRLFVGGSAGLVASLSLPMRAWAATSPFKIAVISDEISQDFDHACSVIANDFGLHYVELREIWGKNLQTVSDAEIAEALKILAKYNLQVTDIASPLFKVDWPGAPKSKYSSKEDLHGAAESAYKQQDEVLTRSISLAKQFKTDKIRCFDFWRLDDVAPYRAAINEKLRASAEITGQQGILLVIENEFACNTATGREAAKTLEAVLSPHFVLNWDPGNAVMRGELDAFPGGWDALPKNRIHHCHCKNAVKDDSGKIVWSPVDKGFIDWTAQYRALKQSGYRDAVSLETHWRGAGTPEASTRISWAGMKQCLINSGTF